From Centropristis striata isolate RG_2023a ecotype Rhode Island chromosome 16, C.striata_1.0, whole genome shotgun sequence, a single genomic window includes:
- the dicer1 gene encoding endoribonuclease Dicer isoform X2, which translates to MAGLQLVTPATSPMGPFFGLPWQQEAIHDNIYTPRKYQVELLEAALEHNTIVCLNTGSGKTFIAVLLTKELSHQIRGHYQENAKRTVFLVNTALSVVQQAAAVRTHSDLQVGEYTDLEETSAWTVQQWSQEIIQNQVLVMTCHIFLHVLRNKILPLSKINLVVFDDCHLAITDHPYCEIMKLFEDCSCSPRILGLTASILNGKCEPSELEQKIQNLERILKSNAETATDLVVLDRYASQPREVVLDCGPYVDKSGLSSCLQAELDEAIHFLDDCNICVAREDRDPTFISKQVLSDCRAVLQVLGPWCADKAAGIMVRELQKYIKHEQEELNRKFLLFTDTILRKVHALCEEHFSPASLDLKFVTPKVLRLLEILHEYKPFERQQFESVEWYNNRNQDNYVSWSDSEDEDEDEEVEAKERPEANFPSPFTNILCGIIFVERRYTAVVLNRLIKEAGKQDPELAYISSNFITGHSIGKNQPRNKQMEVEFRKQEEVLRKFRAHETNLLIATSIVEEGVDIPKCNLVVRFDLPTEYRSYVQSKGRARAPVSNYIMLADSERTKAFEEDLTTYKAIEKILRNKCSKSVEVSEFEVEQVLDDDNILPPYVLRSEDGGPRVTINTAIGHINRYCARLPSDPFTHLAPKCKTAERLGEHFQSTLYLPINSPLRVPVKGPLMNCARLAEKAVALVCCEKLHKIGELDDHLMPVGKETVKYEEELDLHDEEETSVPGRPGSTKRRQCYPKAIPECLRDSYAVPEQTYYLYVIGMVLTTPLPDELNFRRRKLYPPEDTTRCFGVLTAKPIPRIPHFPVYTRSGEVTISIELQKSGFTLTTSQLDLITRLHQYIFSHILRLEKPALEFKPTLADSAYCVLPLNVGE; encoded by the exons ATGGCAGGCCTACAGCTTGTCACCCCTGCCACTTCACCCATGGGGCCGTTCTTTGGTCTGCCTTGGCAGCAGGAGGCTATCCATGATAACATCTATACACCTAGGAAATATCAG GTAGAACTTCTTGAAGCAGCTCTAGAACATAATACTATCGTCTGCTTGAATACTGGCTCAGGGAAGACCTTTATTGCAGTACTTCTTACAAAAGAGCTCTCCCACCAAATCCGTGGACATTACCAAGAAAATGCAAAGAGGACTGTTTTTCTGGTGAACACAG CTTTGTCTGTAGTTCAGCAAGCAGCTGCAGTCAGGACTCACTCTGACCTCCAAGTGGGAGAGTACACAGATTTGGAGGAGACCTCAGCATGGACAGTCCAACAGTGGAGTCAAGAGATAATCCAGAATCAG GTGCTGGTCATGACTTGCCACATATTCCTACACGTTCTGAGGAATAAAATCTTACCGTTGTCTAAAATCAACTTGGTAGTCTTTGATGATTGTCACCTGGCCATCACTGACCACCCTTACTGTGAGATAATGAAG CTATTTGAGGACTGCTCGTGCAGTCCTCGTATCCTGGGTCTCACAGCCTCCATTCTGAATGGAAAGTGTGAGCCGTCAGAACTGGAGCAGAAGATCCAGAATCTGGAGAGAATCCTGAAGAGCAATGCTGAAACTGCCACTGACCTTGTGGTCCTGGACAG ATACGCCTCCCAGCCTAGAGAAGTGGTGCTGGACTGTGGCCCCTATGTGGATAAGAGTGGcctctcttcctgtctgcagGCAGAGCTGGATGAAGCTATCCACTTCCTGGATGACTGCAACATATGTGTTGCCAGAGAGGACCGTGATCCCACATTCATCTCCAAACAG GTCCTGAGTGACTGCCGGGCCGTCCTGCAGGTCCTGGGACCCTGGTGTGCTGATAAGGCAGCAGGCATTATGGTACGGGAGCTCCAGAAGTACATCAAACATGAGCAGGAGGAGCTCAACCGCAAGTTTCTGCTCTTCACCGACACCATCCTTCGCAAGGTGCATGCCCTCTGCGAGGAGCACTTCTCCCCCGCCTCGCTGGACCTCAAGTTCGTCACCCCCAAGGTCCTCCGGCTGCTGGAGATCCTGCACGAATACAAGCCCTTCGAGCGCCAGCAATTTGAAAGCGTGGAGTGGTACAACAACCGCAACCAGGACAACTATGTGTCCTGGAGTGACTCTGAGGATGAAGACGAGGATGAGGAGGTGGAGGCAAAAGAGAGGCCTGAGGCCAATTTCCCCTCACCGTTCACCAACATCCTGTGTGGGATCATCTTTGTGGAGAGACGTTACACAGCTGTGGTCCTCAATCG TCTTATCAAAGAGGCGGGGAAGCAGGACCCAGAGCTGGCTTACATCAGCAGCAACTTCATCACCGGCCACAGCATTGGCAAGAACCAGCCGCGGAACAAGCAGATGGAGGTGGAGTTCAGGAAACAAGAGGAG GTTCTCCGCAAATTCCGGGCTCATGAAACCAACCTGCTGATCGCCACCAGCATCGTTGAGGAAGGCGTGGATATCCCAAAGTGTAACCTGGTGGTGCGCTTCGACCTGCCCACAGAGTACAGGTCCTACGTCCAGTCCAAGGGCAGAGCTCGAGCACCTGTCTCCAACTACATCATGCTGGCTGACAGTGAGAGGACCAAAGCCTTCGAAGAAGATCTCACTACCTACAAGGCCATAGAGAAG ATCTTGAGGAACAAGTGCTCCAAGTCAGTTGAAGTGAGTGAGTTTGAAGTGGAGCAGGTGCTGGACGATGACAACATCCTCCCACCTTACGTGCTTCGATCGGAGGACGGAGGTCCACGGGTCACCATCAACACAGCCATCGGACACATTAACAG GTATTGTGCTCGGCTGCCCAGTGACCCATTCACCCACTTAGCTCCTAAGTGTAAAACTGCAGAGAGACTGGGTGAACACTTCCAGTCCACACTCTACTTACCCATCAACTCCCCTCTGAGGGTTCCTGTTAAG GGCCCTTTAATGAACTGTGCCAGACTGGCAGAGAAAGCAGTTGCACTAGTATGTTGTGAGAAACTCCACAAAATAG GTGAGCTGGATGATCACCTGATGCCCGTGGGAAAGGAGACAGTAAAGtatgaggaggagctggacctCCATGATGAGGAGGAGACCAGTGTACCAGGGCGGCCCGGCTCGACTAAGAGGAGGCAGTGCTACCCTAAAGCC ATACCAGAGTGTCTGCGGGACAGTTACGCTGTTCCGGAGCAGACTTACTACCTATATGTGATTGGGATGGTCCTCACCACCCCTCTCCCTGATGAACTCAACTTCCGCAGAAGGAAGCTTTACCCGCCGGAGGACACCACCAGGTGCTTCGGTGTCCTGACTGCCAAACCCATACCTCGA ATCCCCCATTTCCCGGTGTACACTCGATCTGGTGAGGTGACCATCTCCATCGAGCTGCAAAAGTCCGGCTTCACGCTTACAACCTCCCAGCTCGACCTCATCACCCGCCTGCACCAGTATATCTTTTCCCATATCCTCCGCCTGGAGAAACCTGCACTGGAGTTTAAGCCCACGCTGGCTGACTCGGCTTACTGCGTTCTACCTCTGAATGTTGGTGAGTAA